One stretch of Zhihengliuella flava DNA includes these proteins:
- a CDS encoding WD40/YVTN/BNR-like repeat-containing protein, translating into MSTATAPAETMTLLAIGTKKGLWLASSEDRVNWTLSEPHFLVLEASSVAIDTRSGTPRVLAGLLDWHWGPTVVTSDDLGATWSDPEHGAITFPEDTGAALERVWHLRPDADARPGVVWAGAEPHSLWKSDDGGSSFQLNRGLWDHPQRQQWQPGGGGPCLHTVDPDPSSDQIHVAASAAGVYRSDDAGASWEPANRGIAAGFLPGEEPEFGQCVHRIARDAENPRRLYAQNHGGVYRSDNAGEHWESIAEGLPGDFGFTFMVHPRKGGTAWIVPMAADIDRIPAGARVSVYKTEDAGDTWTEHHDGLPDTDFNTILRDAHGVDDHPDSTGVYFGTRGGEVFASADEGLTFNRVAHRLPDVLSVRAAVVPKADLPLRSEKYVPQFPEE; encoded by the coding sequence ATGAGCACAGCAACGGCACCCGCCGAGACCATGACACTGCTGGCGATCGGAACCAAGAAGGGCCTATGGCTCGCCTCCAGCGAGGACCGCGTGAACTGGACCCTCTCCGAACCGCACTTCCTCGTCCTCGAGGCCTCCTCCGTCGCCATCGATACCCGGTCCGGAACCCCGCGCGTGCTCGCGGGTCTGCTGGACTGGCACTGGGGGCCCACCGTGGTGACCTCTGACGATTTGGGTGCCACGTGGAGCGACCCCGAGCACGGTGCCATCACCTTTCCCGAGGACACTGGCGCGGCGCTCGAACGCGTCTGGCACCTGCGCCCGGACGCTGACGCGCGCCCCGGCGTCGTGTGGGCGGGGGCCGAACCGCACTCGTTGTGGAAGTCCGACGACGGCGGCTCATCCTTCCAGCTGAACCGCGGCCTGTGGGATCACCCGCAGCGCCAGCAGTGGCAGCCCGGCGGAGGCGGCCCGTGCCTGCACACGGTGGACCCGGACCCCTCCAGCGATCAGATTCATGTGGCCGCCTCGGCGGCGGGCGTCTACCGATCGGACGACGCCGGCGCCTCGTGGGAGCCGGCCAACCGCGGCATCGCGGCCGGCTTTCTGCCCGGTGAGGAACCGGAATTCGGGCAATGCGTGCACCGGATCGCCCGGGATGCGGAGAATCCTCGGCGCCTTTACGCACAGAACCACGGTGGCGTCTACCGCTCGGACAACGCGGGCGAGCACTGGGAGTCCATCGCCGAGGGGCTACCCGGAGACTTCGGCTTCACGTTTATGGTGCACCCGCGCAAGGGCGGCACCGCATGGATTGTGCCGATGGCCGCGGACATCGACCGCATTCCCGCGGGCGCCCGCGTCTCCGTGTACAAGACGGAGGACGCCGGGGACACGTGGACTGAGCACCACGACGGGCTGCCGGATACGGACTTCAATACCATCCTCCGCGACGCGCACGGCGTGGATGACCACCCCGATTCCACCGGCGTGTACTTCGGCACGCGCGGCGGCGAGGTGTTCGCTAGCGCGGACGAGGGGCTGACGTTCAACCGCGTGGCCCACCGCCTGCCGGACGTGCTCAGCGTGCGCGCCGCCGTCGTGCCCAAGGCCGACCTGCCGCTGCGTTCGGAAAAGTACGTGCCGCAGTTCCCGGAGGAGTAA
- a CDS encoding MoaD/ThiS family protein yields the protein MRDVVVDVPNVLAASVDGARELRVEVADGASVGDVLDVLAERFPRFGRKVRNELGEVRRYANVFVGQDNIRDLEGQATVVPAGERIMIVQSVAGG from the coding sequence ATGCGGGACGTGGTGGTGGACGTGCCCAACGTGCTCGCCGCGTCCGTGGACGGGGCCCGCGAGCTGCGGGTCGAGGTCGCGGACGGGGCGAGCGTGGGCGATGTCCTAGACGTGCTGGCGGAGCGCTTCCCGCGGTTCGGGCGGAAGGTGCGCAATGAGCTCGGCGAGGTGCGCCGGTACGCCAACGTGTTCGTCGGCCAGGACAACATCCGGGACCTCGAGGGCCAGGCCACGGTGGTGCCAGCCGGCGAGCGCATCATGATCGTGCAATCGGTCGCGGGCGGGTAA
- the kynU gene encoding kynureninase, translating into MMPHLLQPASARVTREDCVAADAANPLATFRDRFALPENTIYLDGNSLGARPKGSAERAAAVVEQEWGEGLIRSWNTAGWFDLPRTLGDKIARLIGSGENECVVTDTTTLNLFKALASALRIQQQERPGRRVILTERDNFPTDIYIAEGLADFLNSVGGDYEVRLIDEELTLEEALDDDVAVVALSHVNYRTGAMWDMAAVTASAHDAGALAIWDLAHSAGAVEVDLRGADADYAVGCTYKYLNGGPGAPAFIWVHERHQARFWQPLSGWWSHTSPFAMADAYAPANDIRRFMCGTQPVTSLAMVENGVDLALEADMATVRAVSLELTDLFIRLVRERCGDHPLTLITPEEHGRRGSHASFRHPEGYAVMSALIARGVIGDYREPEVLRFGVTPLYVGFADVYDAVEELRDVLDTRAWDAAEFTVRNAVT; encoded by the coding sequence ATGATGCCCCACCTTCTGCAGCCCGCCAGCGCCCGCGTCACCCGCGAGGACTGCGTGGCGGCCGATGCGGCGAACCCGCTCGCCACCTTCCGTGACCGTTTCGCGTTGCCGGAGAACACCATCTATCTGGACGGGAACTCCCTCGGCGCGCGGCCCAAGGGCTCCGCTGAGCGGGCGGCCGCCGTCGTCGAGCAGGAGTGGGGTGAGGGCCTCATCCGCTCGTGGAACACGGCCGGGTGGTTCGACCTACCGCGCACGCTCGGAGACAAAATCGCCCGGCTCATCGGCAGCGGCGAGAACGAGTGTGTGGTTACGGACACCACCACCCTCAACCTCTTCAAGGCGCTCGCCTCGGCCCTGCGCATCCAGCAGCAGGAGCGCCCGGGCCGCCGCGTCATCCTCACCGAGCGGGACAACTTCCCCACGGACATCTACATTGCCGAAGGCCTCGCGGACTTCCTCAACAGCGTCGGCGGCGACTATGAGGTCCGGCTGATCGACGAAGAGCTGACGCTGGAGGAGGCACTGGACGACGACGTCGCCGTCGTCGCGTTGTCCCACGTCAACTACCGCACCGGCGCCATGTGGGACATGGCGGCCGTGACGGCCAGCGCGCACGACGCCGGCGCTCTGGCGATCTGGGACCTGGCCCACTCTGCGGGCGCCGTGGAGGTGGATCTGCGCGGCGCGGATGCCGACTACGCCGTGGGGTGCACGTACAAGTACCTCAACGGTGGCCCGGGCGCCCCGGCCTTCATCTGGGTGCACGAACGCCACCAAGCGCGCTTCTGGCAGCCGCTGTCCGGGTGGTGGTCCCACACCTCCCCGTTTGCCATGGCTGACGCCTACGCCCCGGCGAATGACATCCGTCGCTTCATGTGCGGCACGCAGCCGGTCACGTCTCTGGCGATGGTGGAGAACGGCGTGGATCTCGCCCTCGAGGCGGACATGGCTACGGTCCGCGCGGTCTCCTTGGAGCTCACAGACCTGTTCATCCGGCTGGTGCGCGAGCGCTGCGGGGACCACCCGCTGACACTCATCACCCCCGAAGAGCATGGTCGCCGCGGCAGCCACGCCAGCTTCCGCCATCCGGAGGGCTACGCGGTGATGAGCGCGCTGATCGCCCGCGGTGTCATCGGAGACTATCGAGAGCCGGAGGTGCTGCGTTTCGGCGTCACCCCGCTTTATGTGGGGTTTGCGGACGTGTACGACGCCGTGGAGGAGCTGCGGGACGTCCTTGACACACGCGCGTGGGACGCCGCAGAGTTCACAGTACGCAACGCCGTCACCTAA
- a CDS encoding GyrI-like domain-containing protein: MIRSEPHAEPVIVQVSAARTAVVRGTDVPFAELTAFYDAAFAALGEVLNAEGLSPVGPAFALMTREPSESMDFEVGFAIDHPLEGSRTSAAGTVVEPSVLPEGTTAVASHLGAYDALGDAWGGLMTWIGEHGYSPQLPFWEVYVTEPSPEADPESMRTDLFVPVVNETGNTA, encoded by the coding sequence ATGATCCGCTCCGAACCACACGCCGAACCGGTCATCGTCCAGGTCTCGGCCGCCCGCACCGCCGTCGTCCGGGGCACCGACGTGCCGTTCGCTGAGCTGACGGCGTTTTACGATGCCGCCTTCGCGGCGCTGGGCGAGGTGCTGAACGCCGAGGGCCTCTCACCCGTGGGCCCGGCGTTCGCGTTGATGACGCGCGAGCCGTCGGAGTCCATGGACTTCGAGGTGGGCTTCGCGATCGACCATCCCCTGGAGGGCTCCCGCACCTCGGCCGCTGGCACCGTCGTCGAGCCGTCCGTCCTCCCCGAGGGCACCACCGCCGTGGCCTCTCACCTTGGTGCCTACGACGCCTTGGGCGATGCGTGGGGCGGGCTGATGACGTGGATCGGCGAGCACGGATACTCCCCACAACTGCCGTTCTGGGAGGTCTACGTCACGGAGCCGTCGCCGGAGGCGGACCCGGAGTCGATGCGTACCGATCTGTTTGTGCCGGTGGTCAACGAGACAGGCAACACCGCGTGA
- the epsC gene encoding serine O-acetyltransferase EpsC produces MSLRHMLREDLLAARAQDPAARNNVEVALAYSGVHAIWAYRIAHEMWVRPPFRPAARVLSQLARFFTGVEIHPGARIGRRPFIDHGSEIVIGETTVMGDDVMMYQGATVGGRTLQVPFDRGARRHAIIGNRVMLGAGCRIIGPISIGDDSAIGANAVVVRDVPADSIAIGMPAVHRHKDSDYPLDPRTDLIDPAVLL; encoded by the coding sequence GTGAGTCTGCGTCACATGCTGCGGGAGGATCTGCTCGCCGCCCGTGCGCAGGATCCTGCGGCCCGGAATAACGTGGAGGTGGCGCTCGCTTATTCGGGCGTGCACGCCATCTGGGCCTACCGCATAGCGCATGAGATGTGGGTACGGCCCCCGTTCCGGCCGGCGGCGCGCGTGCTGAGCCAGCTGGCCCGGTTCTTCACCGGCGTGGAGATCCACCCGGGAGCGCGGATTGGCCGGCGCCCGTTCATTGATCACGGCTCGGAGATCGTCATCGGCGAAACCACGGTCATGGGAGACGACGTCATGATGTATCAGGGCGCCACCGTGGGCGGGCGCACCCTGCAGGTGCCGTTTGATCGCGGCGCCCGCCGCCACGCGATCATCGGCAACCGCGTCATGCTCGGCGCAGGCTGCCGCATCATTGGCCCCATCTCGATTGGTGACGATTCCGCCATCGGCGCCAACGCCGTCGTCGTGCGGGACGTACCGGCCGATTCGATCGCGATTGGCATGCCGGCCGTGCACCGCCACAAGGACAGCGACTACCCTCTGGATCCGCGCACGGACCTCATCGATCCGGCCGTGCTGCTCTAG
- a CDS encoding CGNR zinc finger domain-containing protein translates to MHLNPYGEYAVLLAASLANEWPADRAGIEERTRQFGMTMAFPVAPGDHEATRGVIDAWLEVVDAADDPTRARLLNAQLAAATAYPRLTDHDGEGWHLHYRDQNQALPHVLRAVIGVGTALHLTTRGMHRLARCAAGPAASDECTNVVVDVTRNGRQRYCSVRCANRAAVRRHRAHQR, encoded by the coding sequence ATGCATCTCAACCCTTACGGAGAGTATGCGGTGCTGCTCGCCGCGTCACTGGCTAATGAGTGGCCCGCGGATCGCGCCGGCATCGAGGAACGGACCCGCCAGTTTGGCATGACCATGGCCTTTCCCGTGGCGCCCGGCGATCATGAGGCCACCCGCGGCGTGATTGACGCCTGGCTCGAGGTCGTCGACGCCGCGGATGACCCAACCCGGGCGCGGCTCCTCAATGCGCAGCTGGCGGCGGCGACGGCGTATCCGCGGCTCACCGATCACGACGGCGAGGGCTGGCACCTGCACTACCGCGACCAGAACCAGGCCCTGCCCCACGTGCTCCGCGCCGTCATCGGCGTCGGCACGGCCCTGCACCTCACCACGCGCGGCATGCACCGCTTGGCCCGGTGCGCCGCGGGGCCGGCCGCGTCGGATGAGTGCACCAACGTCGTCGTGGACGTCACCCGCAACGGCCGGCAACGGTACTGTTCGGTGCGCTGCGCCAATCGCGCAGCCGTCCGCCGGCACCGGGCGCACCAGCGCTAA
- a CDS encoding HAD family hydrolase, whose amino-acid sequence MAGIRLVVTDMDGTLLHDDGTVPAAFWPLLERMRAQGITFVPASGRQHAALSRDFAGRGPLHIIAENGALLTHDGTELFSRTLEAAAVRDMLAALREVAARENLGVVLCGKRSAYIERQDAHFREQARHYYAALEPVEDLLAVQDDFLKIAVCDLEEDAARLEDELTGIAAGHRLVVSGPKWADIMRPDVDKGHALAHLQAELGVTPAETVAFGDYLNDLGMLARAEHAYAMDNAHPDVLAAARNTAGTNASAGVVRVLDGLLG is encoded by the coding sequence GTGGCGGGCATCAGGCTGGTCGTCACCGACATGGACGGCACGTTGCTGCACGACGACGGCACGGTGCCGGCCGCGTTTTGGCCCCTCCTGGAGCGTATGCGTGCTCAGGGCATCACGTTTGTGCCGGCCTCGGGCCGGCAGCACGCCGCCTTGAGTCGGGACTTCGCCGGGCGCGGTCCCCTGCACATCATTGCTGAGAATGGGGCGCTACTCACCCACGACGGCACCGAGCTGTTTTCCCGCACCCTCGAGGCGGCGGCCGTGCGGGACATGCTGGCGGCCTTGCGGGAGGTGGCTGCGCGCGAGAATCTGGGCGTGGTGCTGTGCGGCAAGCGGTCCGCCTACATCGAGCGGCAGGATGCGCACTTCCGGGAGCAGGCACGGCACTACTACGCGGCACTCGAGCCGGTGGAGGACCTGCTGGCGGTCCAGGACGATTTCCTGAAGATTGCGGTGTGCGATCTCGAGGAGGATGCCGCTCGCCTCGAGGACGAGTTGACCGGCATTGCTGCGGGGCACCGGCTGGTGGTGTCCGGGCCGAAGTGGGCGGACATCATGCGCCCCGACGTGGACAAGGGCCACGCGCTGGCCCACCTGCAGGCAGAGCTGGGGGTCACGCCCGCGGAGACGGTGGCGTTTGGCGACTACCTCAATGACCTCGGCATGCTCGCGCGTGCTGAGCACGCCTACGCGATGGACAACGCCCACCCGGACGTGCTCGCGGCGGCGCGGAACACGGCCGGCACCAACGCCAGCGCCGGCGTCGTCCGCGTCCTTGACGGCCTGCTCGGCTGA